In Pseudomonadota bacterium, one genomic interval encodes:
- a CDS encoding 4Fe-4S binding protein, producing the protein TGAIMGSGGLVVMDETTCMVDMAKFFLRFTQDESCGKCTFCRIGTKRMLEILERITDGNGQEGDIDLLQHLAYQIRNNTICGLGQTAPNPVLTTLKYFHEEYIAHIRDKKCPAHSCPALITYSIKADTCKGCTLCVKACPAEAISGEKKKPHEINIALCVKCGKCFETCKFKAVVKN; encoded by the coding sequence GACAGGGGCCATTATGGGATCCGGCGGTCTTGTGGTCATGGACGAAACTACATGCATGGTGGATATGGCCAAGTTCTTCCTCCGGTTCACACAGGACGAATCCTGTGGAAAGTGCACCTTTTGCCGCATAGGCACAAAACGGATGCTTGAAATCCTGGAAAGGATTACTGACGGGAATGGGCAGGAAGGCGACATTGATCTTCTCCAGCACCTCGCGTATCAGATCAGGAATAACACTATTTGTGGTCTCGGGCAGACAGCCCCCAATCCCGTGTTGACAACCTTGAAATATTTCCATGAGGAATACATTGCCCATATCCGCGACAAAAAATGCCCTGCCCACAGTTGCCCTGCCCTGATTACGTACTCAATAAAGGCAGATACATGCAAGGGTTGCACCCTCTGCGTAAAGGCCTGTCCCGCAGAAGCTATAAGCGGGGAGAAGAAGAAACCTCATGAGATAAACATCGCGCTCTGTGTAAAATGTGGTAAGTGCTTTGAAACCTGCAAGTTTAAAGCCGTTGTGAAAAACTAA